One window of Leptotrichia sp. oral taxon 498 genomic DNA carries:
- a CDS encoding MliC family protein — protein sequence MKTKKMITVAALAMILGSFSVNYAAVKNTKTVKNIAKTTKAAKLVESNDYTCGDNTLKVDFFDNDTAKVKVGKKVYNLKRAVSASGEYFEDGKGVSLHVKGDEGIFTVGGVDKSCEVAGKKSTSEKQVVTYKLNDETLKNRNIKVEYGNDTAKVTDFNGDVHNLKRAKSASGMYFEDADGVSLHVKGKEGIFTISGVDYSFGQN from the coding sequence ATGAAAACAAAAAAAATGATTACAGTAGCTGCATTAGCAATGATTTTAGGAAGTTTTTCAGTAAATTACGCAGCTGTAAAAAATACTAAAACTGTAAAAAATATTGCAAAAACAACTAAAGCTGCTAAATTAGTTGAATCGAATGACTATACTTGTGGAGACAATACTTTAAAAGTTGATTTTTTTGACAATGATACAGCAAAAGTAAAGGTTGGAAAAAAAGTTTATAATTTGAAAAGAGCAGTTAGTGCAAGTGGAGAATATTTTGAAGACGGAAAAGGAGTGAGCCTTCACGTAAAAGGAGATGAAGGAATATTTACGGTTGGAGGAGTCGATAAAAGCTGCGAAGTCGCTGGTAAAAAATCAACATCTGAAAAACAAGTTGTAACTTATAAATTGAATGATGAAACTTTAAAAAATAGAAATATTAAAGTTGAATATGGAAATGATACGGCAAAAGTAACTGATTTTAATGGAGATGTTCACAATTTAAAAAGGGCAAAAAGCGCAAGCGGAATGTATTTTGAAGATGCAGATGGAGTAAGTCTTCACGTAAAAGGAAAAGAAGGAATATTTACAATATCAGGAGTAGATTATTCTTTTGGGCAAAATTAA
- a CDS encoding HPr family phosphocarrier protein, whose protein sequence is MASKTVTMTNPTGLHTRPGGVFVAKAKEFESSVEVENDGKRVNGKSLLKLLSIGIKNGSEVTVYAEGPDADQAVEVLGELLATIRD, encoded by the coding sequence ATGGCAAGTAAAACAGTTACTATGACAAATCCTACAGGACTACATACAAGACCAGGTGGAGTATTTGTTGCAAAAGCAAAAGAATTTGAAAGTTCAGTTGAAGTAGAAAATGATGGAAAAAGAGTTAACGGAAAATCATTATTAAAATTATTATCTATTGGAATTAAAAATGGTTCTGAAGTTACTGTTTATGCAGAAGGTCCTGATGCTGATCAAGCAGTTGAAGTTTTAGGAGAATTATTAGCAACTATTAGAGATTAA
- the tpx gene encoding thiol peroxidase: MKEYKNKVTFFKNPVTLVGNEVKVGDSAVDFTVLAPDLKEVKLSDYRGKVVVIAVFPSVDTGVCALQLTRFNKEAASFSDDVQLLSISVDLPFALGRYCADKGIKNALTTSDHRELDFGHKYGFAIKELRLLARGTVIIDKNGIIKYVEYVPEISEHPNYEKALEVIKELV, from the coding sequence ATGAAAGAATATAAAAATAAAGTTACATTTTTTAAAAATCCAGTTACATTGGTTGGAAATGAAGTAAAAGTAGGAGATAGTGCAGTTGACTTTACTGTTTTAGCTCCAGATTTAAAAGAAGTAAAATTGAGCGACTACCGTGGAAAAGTTGTTGTAATCGCAGTATTTCCATCAGTTGACACAGGAGTTTGTGCATTACAGCTGACAAGATTTAATAAAGAAGCTGCTAGTTTTAGTGACGATGTGCAACTGCTTTCAATCTCGGTTGACTTGCCTTTCGCACTTGGAAGATATTGTGCTGACAAAGGTATTAAAAATGCTCTAACTACTTCAGACCACAGGGAATTAGACTTTGGTCATAAATATGGATTCGCAATAAAAGAATTACGATTACTTGCAAGAGGTACTGTTATCATCGACAAAAACGGTATCATAAAATATGTTGAATATGTTCCTGAAATCAGCGAACATCCAAACTATGAAAAAGCACTTGAAGTAATAAAAGAATTAGTTTAA
- a CDS encoding adhesion protein FadA, which produces MKKKLAILLGVLAISSMSFGATDKKGTSSIENSLNNLEKQLTDLQKMEDQKFAQEEAKAAAAQQKIDEYSKIQATIDERISTIESSAQTSIFGKEFKTKASEYKALSNQIAKEIENQQKIIDNFELLKSLR; this is translated from the coding sequence ATGAAAAAAAAATTAGCAATTTTATTGGGAGTATTGGCAATAAGTAGTATGTCATTTGGTGCTACTGATAAAAAAGGTACAAGTTCAATTGAAAACAGTTTAAATAACTTAGAAAAACAATTAACTGATTTGCAAAAAATGGAAGACCAAAAATTTGCTCAAGAAGAAGCAAAAGCAGCAGCAGCTCAACAAAAAATAGACGAATATTCAAAAATACAAGCAACAATTGATGAAAGAATTTCTACAATTGAATCATCAGCACAAACAAGTATTTTTGGAAAAGAATTCAAAACAAAAGCTTCAGAATATAAAGCTTTGAGTAATCAAATAGCTAAAGAAATAGAAAATCAACAAAAAATTATTGATAATTTTGAATTATTAAAATCATTAAGATAA
- the eno gene encoding phosphopyruvate hydratase, with translation MTRIEDIYAREILDSRGNPTVEVEVFLEGGAMGRASVPSGASTGVHEAVELRDGDKSRYLGQGVLKAVENVNKIIAEHLIGFDALDQVAIDKAMIELDGTPNKGKLGANAILGVSLAVAKAAANQLGIPLYRYLGGVNAKELPVPMMNILNGGSHADSAVDVQEFMVQPVGAKTYKEALRMGSEIFHHLGKILKANGDSTNVGNEGGYAPSNINGTEGALDVISQAVEAAGYKLGEDVTFAMDAASSEFATQNADGSYTYTFKREGGVVRTSDEMIEWYKHLTSKYPIVSIEDGLAEDDWDGFKKLTDAIGDKVQLVGDDLFVTNTKRLAEGIERGIANSILIKVNQIGTLTETLDAIEMAKKAGYTAVVSHRSGETEDDTIADIAVATNAGQIKTGSASRTDRMAKYNQLLRIEDDLADEAIYEGKKAFYNIRLK, from the coding sequence ATGACTAGAATTGAAGATATCTATGCAAGAGAGATACTTGATTCAAGAGGAAACCCAACTGTGGAAGTTGAAGTATTCTTAGAAGGTGGAGCTATGGGAAGAGCATCTGTACCATCAGGAGCATCTACTGGAGTACATGAAGCAGTTGAATTAAGAGATGGAGACAAGTCTAGATATTTAGGACAAGGTGTTTTAAAAGCAGTAGAAAACGTAAACAAAATTATTGCTGAACACTTAATCGGATTCGATGCATTAGATCAAGTTGCAATTGATAAAGCTATGATCGAATTAGATGGAACTCCAAATAAAGGGAAATTGGGAGCAAATGCTATTTTAGGTGTTTCATTAGCAGTAGCCAAAGCAGCAGCTAACCAATTGGGTATACCTTTATACAGATACCTAGGTGGAGTAAATGCTAAAGAATTACCAGTACCTATGATGAACATCTTAAATGGTGGATCTCATGCAGATTCGGCTGTTGACGTTCAAGAATTTATGGTACAACCAGTAGGAGCTAAAACTTACAAAGAAGCTTTAAGAATGGGATCTGAAATTTTCCACCACTTAGGAAAAATCTTAAAAGCAAATGGAGATTCTACTAACGTAGGAAACGAAGGTGGATATGCACCATCTAACATTAACGGTACTGAAGGAGCTTTAGATGTAATTTCTCAAGCTGTTGAAGCTGCTGGATACAAATTAGGAGAAGATGTTACATTCGCAATGGATGCTGCTTCATCTGAATTTGCTACTCAAAACGCTGACGGATCTTACACTTATACATTCAAAAGAGAAGGTGGAGTTGTAAGAACCTCTGATGAAATGATCGAATGGTACAAACATTTAACTTCTAAATATCCAATCGTATCAATTGAAGATGGATTAGCTGAAGATGACTGGGATGGATTTAAAAAATTAACTGACGCTATTGGAGATAAAGTACAATTAGTAGGAGACGATTTATTCGTTACTAACACTAAGAGATTAGCTGAAGGAATTGAAAGAGGAATCGCAAACTCAATCTTAATTAAAGTAAACCAAATTGGTACTTTAACTGAAACATTAGACGCTATCGAAATGGCTAAAAAAGCAGGATATACTGCAGTAGTATCTCACAGATCAGGAGAAACTGAAGATGATACAATTGCTGATATTGCAGTTGCTACAAATGCAGGACAAATTAAGACTGGATCTGCTTCGAGAACAGATAGAATGGCTAAATATAACCAATTATTGAGAATTGAAGATGATTTAGCTGATGAAGCTATTTACGAAGGTAAAAAAGCATTTTATAACATTAGATTAAAATAG
- a CDS encoding ArsR/SmtB family transcription factor, giving the protein MKKTKEELPICESKAIHNETIQKVKKSFPKEEIITDTADFFKVLGDATRMKILSALFREEMCVCDIANLLAMTQSAISHQLRVLKQTRLVKYRKEGKVVYYSLEDEHVKHIVEEAISHISEKK; this is encoded by the coding sequence ATGAAAAAAACAAAAGAAGAACTTCCTATTTGTGAATCAAAAGCTATTCACAATGAAACTATACAAAAAGTAAAAAAAAGTTTTCCAAAAGAAGAAATAATAACTGATACTGCAGACTTTTTCAAAGTTTTGGGCGATGCTACAAGAATGAAAATATTGAGTGCACTATTTCGAGAAGAAATGTGCGTCTGTGACATCGCAAACTTACTCGCTATGACACAATCAGCGATTTCACATCAACTGAGAGTCCTAAAACAGACAAGACTTGTAAAATATAGAAAAGAAGGAAAAGTTGTCTATTATTCGCTGGAAGACGAACATGTAAAACATATTGTTGAAGAAGCGATTTCACATATTTCAGAAAAAAAATAA
- a CDS encoding NADP-dependent glyceraldehyde-3-phosphate dehydrogenase, whose protein sequence is MKYQNLVNGEWVHSAKEITVYSPINNEEIGTIPSMSKEEVDIAMETGKKALESWRNLSAVERARYLYKAADILERDKEIIGEILTKEVAKGYKSAVGEVVRTADLIRYSAEEGLRTVGEIVEGGSFEAASNRKVAMVRREPVGLVLAIAPFNYPVNLSASKIAPALIGGNVVLFKPPTQGAISGLMLAKAFKEAGIPAGVLNTVTGKGSEIGDYLIEHKAVDFINFTGSTKTGKRIGELAGMKPILLELGGKDGAIVAEDANLEKAAKDIVSGAFSYSGQRCTAIKRVLVVEEVADELARLIKENVSKLTVGNPFDNADITPLIDLKAADFIEGLMEDALAKGAIPLNPVKMEENLLWPVVFDNVTLDMQIAWEEPFGPVLPIIRVKDLDEAVKICNESEYGLQSSVFTKDYQKAFDIASRLEVGTVHINNKTQRGPDNFPFLGIKGSGVGVQGIKYSIESMTKIKSIVFDY, encoded by the coding sequence ATGAAATATCAAAATTTAGTAAATGGGGAATGGGTGCATTCAGCAAAAGAAATTACTGTTTATTCCCCAATAAATAATGAGGAAATCGGGACAATCCCATCAATGTCCAAAGAGGAAGTGGATATTGCAATGGAAACTGGAAAAAAAGCGCTAGAAAGTTGGAGAAATTTGTCAGCTGTGGAAAGAGCAAGATATTTGTACAAAGCGGCGGACATTTTGGAAAGAGATAAAGAAATAATTGGCGAAATTTTAACAAAAGAAGTTGCAAAAGGGTATAAGTCAGCAGTTGGAGAAGTTGTGAGAACAGCTGATTTGATTAGATATTCAGCTGAAGAAGGACTTAGAACAGTCGGAGAAATAGTGGAAGGTGGAAGTTTTGAAGCGGCTAGCAACAGAAAAGTTGCGATGGTAAGAAGAGAACCTGTAGGACTTGTACTTGCAATCGCGCCGTTTAATTATCCAGTAAATTTATCAGCTTCAAAAATAGCGCCAGCATTAATCGGTGGAAATGTTGTATTGTTTAAACCACCAACACAAGGAGCAATAAGTGGACTTATGCTAGCGAAAGCGTTTAAAGAAGCTGGAATTCCTGCAGGAGTATTAAATACAGTGACAGGTAAAGGTTCTGAAATTGGAGATTATTTAATTGAGCACAAAGCTGTAGATTTCATCAATTTTACTGGAAGTACTAAAACAGGTAAAAGAATTGGGGAATTAGCTGGAATGAAACCTATTTTACTTGAATTAGGTGGAAAAGATGGAGCTATTGTTGCTGAAGATGCCAATTTAGAAAAAGCTGCAAAGGATATTGTAAGTGGAGCGTTTAGCTATTCTGGACAGAGATGTACCGCTATTAAAAGGGTGCTTGTTGTCGAAGAAGTAGCGGACGAGTTAGCTAGATTAATCAAAGAAAATGTAAGTAAACTTACAGTTGGAAATCCATTTGACAATGCGGACATAACTCCTTTAATTGATTTAAAAGCTGCAGATTTTATCGAAGGGCTTATGGAAGATGCTTTGGCTAAAGGTGCAATTCCGTTAAATCCAGTAAAAATGGAAGAAAACTTGTTGTGGCCAGTTGTTTTTGATAATGTGACACTTGATATGCAAATCGCTTGGGAAGAACCATTTGGTCCAGTTTTACCGATAATAAGAGTAAAAGACTTAGATGAGGCTGTTAAAATATGTAACGAATCTGAATATGGATTGCAATCTTCAGTATTCACAAAAGATTATCAGAAAGCATTTGACATAGCTTCAAGACTTGAAGTTGGGACAGTTCATATAAATAACAAAACTCAAAGAGGACCAGACAATTTCCCATTTTTAGGAATTAAAGGTTCTGGAGTTGGAGTGCAAGGGATTAAATACAGCATTGAAAGTATGACAAAAATAAAATCAATTGTTTTTGATTATTAA
- a CDS encoding PspA/IM30 family protein, which yields MANILTRFKDIMAANVNSMLDKMEDPEKMIDQYLRNMERDLSSVKAETAAVMAVESSAKRKVEECKEEISKMETYAKKALKAGNESDARLFLQKKETLTTKLQTLEKDCEIAVANSAKMREMHDKLADDIQKLSEKRTEIKTKLKIAKTTEKVNSMTSASGLNGNKSAFERMEEKANKMLDEANAKAELNTPKKDEVEDLMKKYNDENSDENKGSSAIDEELEKMKKELGL from the coding sequence ATGGCAAATATTTTAACAAGATTTAAAGATATAATGGCAGCAAATGTAAATTCGATGCTGGATAAAATGGAAGATCCAGAAAAAATGATTGACCAATATTTGAGAAATATGGAGCGAGATTTATCGAGTGTAAAGGCTGAAACAGCGGCAGTTATGGCAGTTGAAAGTTCAGCTAAAAGAAAAGTTGAAGAGTGCAAAGAAGAAATTTCAAAAATGGAAACTTATGCTAAAAAGGCGCTAAAAGCTGGGAATGAAAGCGATGCAAGATTATTTTTGCAAAAAAAGGAAACTTTGACTACGAAACTCCAGACGCTTGAAAAAGATTGCGAAATAGCGGTGGCGAATTCTGCAAAAATGAGGGAAATGCACGATAAATTGGCGGATGATATTCAAAAGTTATCAGAAAAAAGAACAGAAATAAAAACAAAATTAAAAATTGCAAAGACAACAGAAAAAGTAAATTCAATGACTTCAGCGTCAGGGCTTAACGGAAATAAATCGGCATTTGAAAGAATGGAAGAAAAAGCGAATAAAATGCTTGATGAGGCAAATGCTAAAGCGGAATTGAATACACCTAAAAAAGATGAAGTTGAAGATTTGATGAAAAAATATAACGATGAAAATTCGGATGAAAATAAAGGATCTTCAGCAATTGACGAAGAATTGGAAAAAATGAAAAAAGAATTGGGATTATAA
- a CDS encoding KdsC family phosphatase, with protein sequence MIKLVLLDVDGTLTDGGVYHGNDGNVTKKFNVKDGYIIVNARKIGIDFGIVTGGNGKLLEYRAKKLKMKHLFLEVDKKEDVLKKVMDKTGLKSEEIAYMGDDLNDINIIKKVGFSGAPADAVNEVLEIVDFVSAKKGGNGAVREFVEVILKKENLYEKFLEVCLI encoded by the coding sequence ATGATAAAATTAGTTTTGTTAGATGTTGATGGAACGCTTACAGATGGCGGAGTTTATCACGGAAATGATGGAAATGTGACAAAAAAATTTAATGTAAAAGACGGTTATATCATTGTTAACGCCAGGAAAATAGGAATTGATTTTGGTATAGTTACTGGTGGAAACGGAAAACTTCTGGAATATCGTGCGAAAAAGCTAAAAATGAAACATTTATTTCTTGAAGTTGATAAAAAGGAAGATGTACTAAAAAAAGTAATGGACAAAACTGGGTTAAAAAGTGAAGAAATTGCATATATGGGCGATGATTTGAATGATATAAACATAATAAAAAAAGTTGGTTTTTCTGGGGCACCGGCAGATGCTGTAAATGAAGTTTTAGAAATAGTTGATTTTGTTTCTGCAAAAAAAGGTGGCAATGGAGCTGTGAGAGAATTCGTTGAAGTCATTTTGAAAAAAGAAAATTTATATGAAAAATTTTTAGAAGTATGCTTAATTTAA
- a CDS encoding zinc ribbon domain-containing protein → MKKELKLLERSYKCECCGIEIDRDYNAALNIRNVGKEIMGY, encoded by the coding sequence ATTAAAAAGGAACTGAAATTATTAGAAAGAAGTTATAAATGTGAGTGTTGTGGAATTGAAATTGATAGAGATTACAATGCGGCATTGAATATAAGAAACGTTGGAAAAGAAATAATGGGATATTAG
- the tnpA gene encoding IS200/IS605 family transposase: protein MSYNSNYHSVFDINYHMIFCIKYRREVINDEISNRLKEIFEKICPKYNIVLKEWEHDIDHIHMSINAMPNTELSKFVNTYKSASSRLIKKEFPEIRGRLWKEYFWSRSYLVVSVGGAPLEIIKKYIQNQKEV from the coding sequence ATGTCATATAATAGCAATTATCATTCAGTATTTGATATAAATTATCATATGATTTTTTGTATAAAGTATCGAAGAGAAGTCATTAATGATGAAATTTCTAATAGATTGAAAGAGATTTTTGAAAAAATATGTCCGAAGTATAACATTGTTCTTAAAGAATGGGAACATGATATTGATCATATTCATATGTCGATTAATGCTATGCCTAATACTGAACTTTCTAAGTTTGTAAATACTTACAAAAGTGCTTCCAGCAGGTTGATAAAAAAAGAATTTCCTGAAATAAGGGGAAGATTGTGGAAAGAATATTTTTGGAGTAGAAGTTACTTAGTTGTAAGTGTTGGAGGTGCACCGTTAGAGATAATTAAAAAATATATTCAAAATCAAAAGGAGGTGTAA
- a CDS encoding transposase yields MKYNLAFKYRIYPNKEQELLINKTFGCVRFVYNTILYTANKIYEETGKNKIITPASLKSENQFLKEVDSLALSNAQLNVKRSFTNFFQKRAKFPRFKSKKNSVKSYMTNCVNNSIRIEENKYLVLPKLKKVKLKYHREIPKDYGIKSVTLTNSNGNYYVSVLAEFEKEIQKIPSSDKVIGLDFSMPELFVSSENQRADYPRYFRMLEKKLKKLQKSLSRKVKFSKNWYRQKEKISRLHEYIKNCRRDFLHKLSKKLSEDYNAVVVEDLNMKGMSQALNFGKSAGDNGWGMFLKMLEYKLMFLGKQFLKIDK; encoded by the coding sequence ATGAAATATAATTTAGCATTCAAATACAGAATTTATCCAAATAAGGAGCAGGAATTGTTGATAAACAAGACTTTTGGATGTGTTCGTTTTGTTTACAATACAATTTTGTATACTGCTAATAAAATTTATGAAGAAACTGGAAAAAATAAAATAATTACACCTGCCAGTTTGAAAAGTGAAAATCAATTTTTGAAAGAAGTTGACAGTCTGGCACTTTCAAATGCTCAATTGAATGTAAAACGATCGTTTACGAATTTTTTTCAGAAGAGAGCAAAGTTTCCAAGGTTCAAATCTAAAAAGAATAGTGTTAAAAGTTATATGACAAATTGTGTGAACAATTCGATACGAATTGAGGAAAACAAATATTTGGTTTTGCCAAAATTGAAAAAAGTAAAATTGAAATATCATAGAGAAATACCGAAGGATTACGGAATAAAGTCGGTAACATTGACAAACAGTAATGGAAATTACTATGTTTCTGTTTTGGCGGAATTTGAAAAAGAAATTCAAAAAATACCAAGTAGCGATAAAGTAATTGGGCTTGATTTTTCAATGCCTGAATTATTTGTCAGTTCTGAAAACCAAAGGGCTGATTATCCAAGATATTTTAGGATGCTGGAGAAAAAATTGAAGAAATTACAGAAATCATTGTCAAGAAAAGTGAAATTTTCTAAGAATTGGTATAGACAAAAAGAGAAAATATCAAGATTGCATGAGTATATCAAAAATTGTCGAAGAGATTTTTTGCATAAATTATCGAAAAAATTATCTGAAGATTATAATGCCGTGGTTGTTGAGGATTTGAATATGAAAGGGATGAGCCAGGCATTAAATTTTGGGAAAAGTGCAGGAGATAATGGATGGGGAATGTTTTTGAAGATGCTTGAGTATAAACTGATGTTTTTAGGGAAACAATTTTTGAAGATAGATAAGTAG
- a CDS encoding adhesion protein FadA encodes MKKVGILFVVLSMMSFSANTQTAKTKPGKKVATKAQAQTLVGRFNQLEAEYARLVDMENQEFGKIKANAENAAKQLEEKQALKSQIEEKISKIESAENSKVFKAKYAGIVKEYKNVVKALDSEIKKLSNVVENYQALEQLKGEE; translated from the coding sequence ATGAAAAAAGTTGGAATTTTGTTTGTAGTTTTAAGTATGATGTCATTTTCTGCTAATACACAAACTGCAAAAACAAAACCTGGGAAAAAAGTAGCAACAAAAGCACAAGCACAGACATTAGTTGGTAGATTTAATCAATTAGAAGCTGAATATGCGAGATTAGTAGATATGGAAAACCAAGAATTTGGAAAAATTAAAGCTAATGCAGAAAACGCAGCTAAACAACTTGAAGAAAAACAAGCATTAAAATCTCAAATCGAAGAAAAAATCTCAAAAATTGAAAGTGCAGAAAATTCTAAAGTATTCAAAGCAAAATATGCTGGAATCGTAAAAGAATATAAAAATGTTGTTAAAGCTTTAGATTCTGAAATTAAAAAATTGTCAAATGTAGTTGAAAATTATCAAGCGTTAGAACAATTGAAAGGAGAAGAATAA
- a CDS encoding DegV family protein: MAIKYLDAKRLKMLFIGGGKWVIKHEELLNELNVYPVPDGDTGSNMAMTLNSMITDLEQKTSEKITMKEFIDTVEEAVLMGARGNSGTILSQVITGFLRGIGEKKKLLPKDVASALVNAKKTAYSAVGEPIEGTILTVIRKISEKAVECSEKMEDLVEFLKEIVETGKKTVEETPELLPKLKEAGVVDAGGKGLFFLFEGFYKVTTELNLLVELQKSQVKETEFDKTIANIDHDPESIRFQYCTEFIILNGNFDTEEYKRRVLELGDSAVFAQTSKKFKTHIHTNHPGKAFEIALEYGPLEKMKVENMRLQHDNLQIFSEKDEAKIFENSKVDKTKNAFVILADTENLKEEFLKLGADVVILGGQSKNPSVQEILNAVEKVKKRNIYILPNNKNVITTAKLAAEKSKKTVIVQETKTMLEGYYYLKNKEDGVEEIRKAVKRNYSIEITKAIRDTKIESLTIEKDDFIGLVNGKIKYSKKTLDELVNQMLDELVTENTITATVVTGNQRDEVSKKSIETKLKNMKIVTIEGNQNNYFYYIYLENKDPKMPEIAILTDSISDLTKEDIEELPIKIVPLKIDINGELLKDGVEVTTSEFWHEMLGKNANIKTSQPSPQEFLNAYNRLFEKGYKKIISIHASSKLSGTIQAAKVGRSLTNRENDIELIDSMGVSLLEGFLVLGAAGKAIRGESFITIVNWINNFKNKGKLLMVIPELKYLERGGRIGKASSTIAGALNMKPILTISQGEIAVEKKVLGERNAQKYIEKYIERESKRQSIIVMSGWGGTQTELDSVMKVYSEVEGNPKMSTLILNREIGAVIGAHAGPVYGFFVFPRLS; the protein is encoded by the coding sequence ATGGCAATTAAATATTTAGACGCCAAAAGACTGAAAATGCTATTTATTGGCGGAGGAAAATGGGTAATAAAACACGAAGAGCTGTTAAATGAGTTAAATGTTTACCCAGTTCCAGACGGAGATACAGGAAGTAATATGGCGATGACTCTAAATTCTATGATAACCGATTTAGAGCAAAAGACAAGTGAAAAGATAACTATGAAAGAATTTATTGACACGGTTGAAGAAGCGGTGCTTATGGGGGCTAGAGGAAATTCTGGAACAATTTTGTCACAAGTGATAACAGGATTTCTTCGTGGAATAGGAGAAAAGAAAAAATTACTTCCAAAAGATGTCGCAAGTGCGCTGGTAAATGCAAAAAAAACAGCTTATAGTGCAGTTGGAGAGCCTATAGAAGGAACAATTCTTACGGTTATAAGAAAAATATCTGAAAAAGCTGTGGAATGTTCGGAAAAAATGGAAGATTTAGTTGAATTTTTGAAAGAAATAGTTGAAACTGGGAAAAAAACTGTGGAAGAAACTCCAGAGCTATTGCCAAAATTGAAGGAAGCGGGAGTGGTGGACGCTGGTGGAAAAGGACTTTTCTTTTTATTTGAAGGATTTTACAAAGTTACGACTGAATTAAATCTGCTGGTTGAGCTGCAAAAGTCGCAAGTTAAAGAAACTGAATTTGATAAAACGATAGCAAATATTGACCACGACCCTGAAAGCATACGTTTTCAATATTGTACAGAATTTATAATTTTAAATGGAAATTTTGATACGGAAGAATACAAAAGAAGAGTGTTAGAATTGGGAGATTCAGCGGTATTTGCTCAAACTTCCAAAAAGTTTAAAACACACATTCACACAAATCATCCAGGAAAAGCTTTTGAAATAGCGTTGGAATATGGTCCACTTGAAAAAATGAAAGTTGAAAATATGAGATTGCAGCATGATAATTTACAAATTTTTAGCGAAAAAGATGAAGCCAAAATATTTGAAAATTCAAAAGTTGATAAAACAAAAAATGCTTTTGTAATTTTGGCAGACACGGAAAATTTAAAAGAAGAGTTTTTGAAGCTGGGAGCTGATGTTGTAATACTTGGTGGACAAAGTAAAAATCCGAGCGTTCAGGAAATATTAAATGCAGTTGAAAAAGTTAAAAAACGAAATATTTATATTTTGCCAAATAATAAAAATGTCATTACAACGGCAAAATTAGCGGCTGAGAAATCCAAAAAAACAGTTATCGTGCAAGAAACAAAAACAATGCTGGAAGGGTATTATTACTTGAAAAATAAAGAAGACGGAGTTGAAGAAATAAGAAAGGCCGTTAAAAGAAACTATTCGATTGAAATCACAAAAGCTATAAGAGATACGAAAATTGAGAGCTTGACAATTGAAAAAGATGATTTTATTGGGCTTGTAAACGGGAAAATAAAATATTCTAAAAAAACTTTGGATGAACTTGTAAATCAAATGCTTGATGAATTGGTAACTGAAAATACGATTACAGCGACAGTTGTAACTGGAAACCAAAGAGATGAGGTTTCTAAAAAAAGTATTGAGACTAAATTAAAAAATATGAAAATAGTGACTATTGAAGGAAATCAAAATAATTATTTTTATTACATCTATTTGGAAAATAAAGATCCAAAAATGCCTGAAATAGCGATTTTGACCGATTCAATTTCAGATTTGACAAAAGAAGATATAGAAGAATTGCCAATAAAAATTGTTCCACTAAAAATTGATATTAATGGAGAACTTTTAAAAGATGGAGTTGAAGTGACAACATCAGAATTTTGGCACGAGATGCTTGGGAAAAATGCGAATATAAAAACTTCTCAGCCATCGCCACAAGAGTTTTTAAATGCTTACAATAGACTTTTTGAAAAAGGATACAAAAAAATAATCTCAATTCACGCTTCTTCAAAATTAAGCGGAACAATACAGGCGGCAAAAGTTGGAAGAAGTCTTACAAATAGGGAAAATGACATCGAATTAATAGACAGTATGGGAGTTTCATTACTAGAAGGGTTCTTAGTGCTAGGAGCTGCGGGAAAAGCTATAAGAGGCGAAAGTTTTATAACAATCGTAAATTGGATAAATAATTTCAAAAATAAAGGAAAGCTGCTTATGGTAATTCCTGAATTAAAATATTTAGAAAGAGGCGGAAGAATTGGAAAAGCAAGTTCTACAATAGCTGGAGCGCTTAATATGAAACCAATTTTGACAATTAGTCAAGGAGAAATTGCCGTTGAGAAAAAAGTGCTGGGTGAAAGAAATGCACAAAAATATATTGAAAAATATATAGAAAGAGAAAGTAAAAGACAAAGCATAATAGTTATGAGTGGCTGGGGTGGAACTCAAACTGAATTAGATAGTGTAATGAAAGTCTATTCAGAAGTTGAAGGTAATCCTAAAATGAGCACACTTATTTTAAATAGAGAAATTGGCGCGGTAATTGGTGCACATGCAGGACCTGTTTATGGATTTTTTGTTTTTCCTAGACTTAGTTAA